A genomic window from Punica granatum isolate Tunisia-2019 chromosome 2, ASM765513v2, whole genome shotgun sequence includes:
- the LOC116196343 gene encoding chloride channel protein CLC-e isoform X2, with translation MGTLSHTLLHSLYSHSHCPQSPLAFSDCSSCSSLLLSFSTPPQSLFRNLSSPSPAIPTRIRCTNLQDPPEPTTIKGSGSDGKSEEDAGTWPIVSSCLVGLVTGLGVVVFNNGVHELRDFFWDGIPSRGASWLREAPIEATWSRVILVPACGGLIVGMLNLIRSSIDGDGGGKENRVKAVLRPVLKAVAACVTLGTGNSLGPEGPSVEIGASVAKGVGNLFNKSSLRKPSLVAAGSAAGISSGFNAAVAGCFFAVESVLWPSPPDSSLSLTNTTSTVILSAVIASIVSEVGLGSEPAFKVPVYDFRSPGELPLYLLLGVICGLVSLALSRCTSYMLTTVDSIQESTRIPRAAFPVLGGLSVGLIALAYPEILYWGFENVDILLESRPFVKGLSAELLVQLVAVKIVATSLCRASGLVGGYYAPSLFIGAATGTAYGKLISYVLTQSNPIIDLSVLEVASPRAYGLVGMAATLAGVCQVPLTAVLLLFELTQDYRIVLPLLGAVGLSSWITSGQSRRKDIEKTRKHDNKVPTSSRTGETLTTTQQPPRVSSPTMSELPTSSELDERNSGVNNLCDIESSLCLEESGLDVVELERKTSVSQAMRTRYVTISMNTKLSEAVNLMLAEKQSGALIVDADNILIGLLTLGDIEELSRSTNPRKRGPKERVVSELCSSVGGKCRVPWTAVPSMSLRDARVAMNRHEVSQVPVVSEYTDGHRGQPVGILDTESITLTCRALATQESLK, from the exons ATGGGGACCTTAAGCCACACGCTTCTTCACTCTCTCTACTCCCACAGCCATTGTCCCCAGTCCCCTCTCGCGTTCTCGGATTGTTCCTCGTGTTCTAGTCTCTTGCTCTCTTTCTCGACCCCTCCGCAGTCGCTCTTCAGGAATCTGTCTTCTCCTTCCCCTGCTATACCCACCCGAATTCGCTGCACGAATCTTCAAGATCCACCCGAGCCAACCACTATTAAAGGCAGTGGATCCGATGGCAAGAGTGAGGAGGATGCCGGCACCTGGCCCATCGTGTCGTCCTGCTTGGTCGGTCTGGTTACGGGGCTGGGGGTCGTGGTCTTCAACAATGGGGTCCATGAGCTGCGCGATTTCTTCTGGGATGGGATACCCTCCAGGGGGGCCTCTTGGCTCAGGGAGGCCCCTATTGAAGCTACGTGGAGTAGGGTCATTTTGGTCCCTGCCTGCGGGGGTCTGATCGTCGGGATGTTGAATCTCATTCGGAGCTCCATAGATGGCGATGGTGGCGGCAAGGAGAATCGTGTTAAGGCTGTATTGAGGCCCGTTCTGAAGGCGGTTGCTGCTTGTGTGACTCTTGGCACCGGGAATTCTCTGGGGCCGGAAGGCCCCAGTGTTGAAATTGGGGCTAGTGTTGCAAAGGGTGTTGGGAACCTGTTCAATAAAAGCTCCCTGAGAAAGCCCTCCCTCGTGGCTGCAGGGTCTGCTGCTGGAATCTCTTCGG GTTTTAACGCGGCTGTTGCTGGTTGTTTCTTCGCTGTTGAATCTGTCCTATGGCCATCCCCACCAGATTCATCCTTGTCGCTGACAAATACTACTTCAACAGTTATTCTCAGTGCCGTCATAGCTTCTATAGTATCAGAAGTCGGTCTCGGATCTGAACCAGCTTTTAAGGTCCCGGTCTATGATTTCAGATCTCCAGGAG AGCTCCCATTGTATCTTCTACTGGGTGTAATATGTGGACTGGTCTCACTGGCATTATCTCGATGTACATCCTACATGCTGACCACCGTCGATAGCATCCAAGAATCCACTAGGATTCCTCGTGCTGCTTTTCCTGTGCTAGGAGGTTTGTCAGTTGGGCTTATAGCCCTGGCCTATCCCGAGATCCTGTACTGGGGATTTGAGAATGTTGACATTTTGCTTGAGTCCCGACCATTCGTTAAAGGCCTCTCGGCTGAGCTGTTGGTCCAGCTTGTAGCCGTCAAAATAGTTGCTACTTCTCTGTGCCGGGCTTCTGGGCTTGTCGGGGGCTACTATGCTCCTTCCCTCTTTATTGGAGCTGCCACCGGAACTGCTTATGGGAAATTGATTAGCTATGTGCTCACTCAGTCCAACCCGATAATTGACTTATCCGTTCTGGAAGTGGCATCCCCGCGAGCTTATGGCCTG GTCGGAATGGCTGCTACTCTTGCTGGGGTATGTCAGGTACCTCTTACTGCAGTTCTATTGCTCTTCGAGCTAACACAAGACTACAGGATCGTCCTGCCACTGCTTGGAGCTGTTGGGTTGTCCTCGTGGATCACTTCAGGACAGTCGAGGAGAAAAGACATCGAGAAGACAAGAAAACATGATAACAAGGTTCCCACAAGTTCTAGAACTGGAGAAACACTGACTACTACTCAACAACCTCCAAGAGTTTCTTCTCCTACAATGAGTGAACTACCTACTTCTTCTGAGCTTGATGAAAGAAATTCAGGTGTGAATAACCTCTGCGATATTGAAAGCTCACTCTGTCTAGAAGAGTCTGGCCTTGATGTGGTAGAGTTGGAGAGAAAGACTTCTGTTTCTCAGGCTATGAGGACTAGATACGTGACCATTTCAATGAACACTAAGCTTTCAGAAGCAGTGAACCTCATGCTCGCAGAGAAGCAATCCGGTGCATTGATTGTCGATGCGGATAATATTTTGATTGGTTTACTAACACTTGGAGACATCGAGGAGCTCAGCAGATCTACCAATCCCAGAAAGAGGGGACCAAAG GAACGGGTAGTGTCTGAACTATGTTCTTCCGTTGGCGGCAAATGCCGAGTCCCTTGGACTGCTGTACCCAGTATGAGTCTTCGTGACGCTCGGGTAGCGATGAACAGGCACGAAGTTAGTCAAGTTCCTGTTGTTTCAGAGTATACTGACGGTCACAGAGGGCAGCCTGTCGGTATCTTAGACACGGAGAGCATCACTCTGACTTGCAG AGCCTTGGCGACCCAAGAATCCCTCAAGTGA
- the LOC116196343 gene encoding chloride channel protein CLC-e isoform X1, with amino-acid sequence MGTLSHTLLHSLYSHSHCPQSPLAFSDCSSCSSLLLSFSTPPQSLFRNLSSPSPAIPTRIRCTNLQDPPEPTTIKGSGSDGKSEEDAGTWPIVSSCLVGLVTGLGVVVFNNGVHELRDFFWDGIPSRGASWLREAPIEATWSRVILVPACGGLIVGMLNLIRSSIDGDGGGKENRVKAVLRPVLKAVAACVTLGTGNSLGPEGPSVEIGASVAKGVGNLFNKSSLRKPSLVAAGSAAGISSGFNAAVAGCFFAVESVLWPSPPDSSLSLTNTTSTVILSAVIASIVSEVGLGSEPAFKVPVYDFRSPGELPLYLLLGVICGLVSLALSRCTSYMLTTVDSIQESTRIPRAAFPVLGGLSVGLIALAYPEILYWGFENVDILLESRPFVKGLSAELLVQLVAVKIVATSLCRASGLVGGYYAPSLFIGAATGTAYGKLISYVLTQSNPIIDLSVLEVASPRAYGLVGMAATLAGVCQVPLTAVLLLFELTQDYRIVLPLLGAVGLSSWITSGQSRRKDIEKTRKHDNKVPTSSRTGETLTTTQQPPRVSSPTMSELPTSSELDERNSGVNNLCDIESSLCLEESGLDVVELERKTSVSQAMRTRYVTISMNTKLSEAVNLMLAEKQSGALIVDADNILIGLLTLGDIEELSRSTNPRKRGPKERVVSELCSSVGGKCRVPWTAVPSMSLRDARVAMNRHEVSQVPVVSEYTDGHRGQPVGILDTESITLTCRFCYLQHRLRNYVLPIYSICLLD; translated from the exons ATGGGGACCTTAAGCCACACGCTTCTTCACTCTCTCTACTCCCACAGCCATTGTCCCCAGTCCCCTCTCGCGTTCTCGGATTGTTCCTCGTGTTCTAGTCTCTTGCTCTCTTTCTCGACCCCTCCGCAGTCGCTCTTCAGGAATCTGTCTTCTCCTTCCCCTGCTATACCCACCCGAATTCGCTGCACGAATCTTCAAGATCCACCCGAGCCAACCACTATTAAAGGCAGTGGATCCGATGGCAAGAGTGAGGAGGATGCCGGCACCTGGCCCATCGTGTCGTCCTGCTTGGTCGGTCTGGTTACGGGGCTGGGGGTCGTGGTCTTCAACAATGGGGTCCATGAGCTGCGCGATTTCTTCTGGGATGGGATACCCTCCAGGGGGGCCTCTTGGCTCAGGGAGGCCCCTATTGAAGCTACGTGGAGTAGGGTCATTTTGGTCCCTGCCTGCGGGGGTCTGATCGTCGGGATGTTGAATCTCATTCGGAGCTCCATAGATGGCGATGGTGGCGGCAAGGAGAATCGTGTTAAGGCTGTATTGAGGCCCGTTCTGAAGGCGGTTGCTGCTTGTGTGACTCTTGGCACCGGGAATTCTCTGGGGCCGGAAGGCCCCAGTGTTGAAATTGGGGCTAGTGTTGCAAAGGGTGTTGGGAACCTGTTCAATAAAAGCTCCCTGAGAAAGCCCTCCCTCGTGGCTGCAGGGTCTGCTGCTGGAATCTCTTCGG GTTTTAACGCGGCTGTTGCTGGTTGTTTCTTCGCTGTTGAATCTGTCCTATGGCCATCCCCACCAGATTCATCCTTGTCGCTGACAAATACTACTTCAACAGTTATTCTCAGTGCCGTCATAGCTTCTATAGTATCAGAAGTCGGTCTCGGATCTGAACCAGCTTTTAAGGTCCCGGTCTATGATTTCAGATCTCCAGGAG AGCTCCCATTGTATCTTCTACTGGGTGTAATATGTGGACTGGTCTCACTGGCATTATCTCGATGTACATCCTACATGCTGACCACCGTCGATAGCATCCAAGAATCCACTAGGATTCCTCGTGCTGCTTTTCCTGTGCTAGGAGGTTTGTCAGTTGGGCTTATAGCCCTGGCCTATCCCGAGATCCTGTACTGGGGATTTGAGAATGTTGACATTTTGCTTGAGTCCCGACCATTCGTTAAAGGCCTCTCGGCTGAGCTGTTGGTCCAGCTTGTAGCCGTCAAAATAGTTGCTACTTCTCTGTGCCGGGCTTCTGGGCTTGTCGGGGGCTACTATGCTCCTTCCCTCTTTATTGGAGCTGCCACCGGAACTGCTTATGGGAAATTGATTAGCTATGTGCTCACTCAGTCCAACCCGATAATTGACTTATCCGTTCTGGAAGTGGCATCCCCGCGAGCTTATGGCCTG GTCGGAATGGCTGCTACTCTTGCTGGGGTATGTCAGGTACCTCTTACTGCAGTTCTATTGCTCTTCGAGCTAACACAAGACTACAGGATCGTCCTGCCACTGCTTGGAGCTGTTGGGTTGTCCTCGTGGATCACTTCAGGACAGTCGAGGAGAAAAGACATCGAGAAGACAAGAAAACATGATAACAAGGTTCCCACAAGTTCTAGAACTGGAGAAACACTGACTACTACTCAACAACCTCCAAGAGTTTCTTCTCCTACAATGAGTGAACTACCTACTTCTTCTGAGCTTGATGAAAGAAATTCAGGTGTGAATAACCTCTGCGATATTGAAAGCTCACTCTGTCTAGAAGAGTCTGGCCTTGATGTGGTAGAGTTGGAGAGAAAGACTTCTGTTTCTCAGGCTATGAGGACTAGATACGTGACCATTTCAATGAACACTAAGCTTTCAGAAGCAGTGAACCTCATGCTCGCAGAGAAGCAATCCGGTGCATTGATTGTCGATGCGGATAATATTTTGATTGGTTTACTAACACTTGGAGACATCGAGGAGCTCAGCAGATCTACCAATCCCAGAAAGAGGGGACCAAAG GAACGGGTAGTGTCTGAACTATGTTCTTCCGTTGGCGGCAAATGCCGAGTCCCTTGGACTGCTGTACCCAGTATGAGTCTTCGTGACGCTCGGGTAGCGATGAACAGGCACGAAGTTAGTCAAGTTCCTGTTGTTTCAGAGTATACTGACGGTCACAGAGGGCAGCCTGTCGGTATCTTAGACACGGAGAGCATCACTCTGACTTGCAGGTTCTGCTACCTCCAGCACCGTCTACGCAATTACGTATTACCTATTTATTCTATTTGTCTCTTGGATTAG